A part of Paenibacillus donghaensis genomic DNA contains:
- a CDS encoding ABC transporter transmembrane domain-containing protein, translating into MKTAWRVLLGARKYWLQLGIGFAGVVMATIAGFYLPWALRSLTQLATEGSSQFAAEALTIGLLLLGATCLQAIGTSLAGYMNHYAALHYVADLRTRLYSKYQQMSLRYFHRSRTGDLTGRVVNDAMEAEIFIAHAIPDFIINGLTFIGVGILLLTINVKLALISLITIPLLLAITVWQSKRLSPLWGENSKARGEIAGKVQENLSGMKEIQIFNRQEEERGNVSRLAMKHTKTYLRASLFYETSVPLLAFVTALGTVFVVILGGRLMATGEVSIADIIGFIAYLGMFYQPVKSFSSLVEMAGRAAAGLKRVYDVLEEEEDIQEKRNAVSLPRIQGQISFQNVTFVYQDGAPVLERLNLTIDPGKTVALVGTTGAGGHRDCRDGYA; encoded by the coding sequence ATGAAAACCGCATGGCGTGTCCTGCTGGGCGCACGGAAATACTGGTTGCAGTTAGGCATTGGATTTGCCGGTGTCGTGATGGCCACGATTGCCGGGTTTTATTTGCCCTGGGCGCTCCGCTCGTTGACACAATTGGCGACCGAAGGTAGCAGCCAGTTTGCCGCAGAAGCGCTGACGATTGGTTTGTTGCTACTTGGAGCCACCTGTCTGCAAGCCATCGGAACATCACTGGCCGGCTATATGAACCATTATGCGGCACTTCATTATGTGGCAGATTTAAGAACAAGATTGTATAGCAAATATCAGCAGATGAGCTTGCGCTATTTCCATCGAAGCCGGACGGGTGACTTGACCGGACGCGTTGTGAATGATGCGATGGAAGCGGAAATTTTCATTGCCCATGCCATTCCTGACTTTATCATCAACGGACTGACCTTTATCGGAGTAGGCATCCTGCTCTTGACGATCAATGTGAAGCTGGCACTGATCAGTCTGATCACGATTCCGTTGCTGCTTGCGATCACGGTATGGCAAAGCAAGCGCTTGTCACCGCTGTGGGGAGAGAATTCCAAGGCGCGGGGAGAAATCGCTGGCAAGGTGCAGGAAAACTTGTCGGGCATGAAGGAAATCCAAATTTTCAATCGGCAGGAGGAGGAGCGGGGCAACGTTTCTCGTCTGGCTATGAAACATACGAAGACCTATTTGCGCGCCAGTCTGTTCTATGAAACCTCTGTGCCGTTGTTGGCATTTGTGACCGCGCTGGGTACCGTGTTTGTCGTGATACTAGGCGGCAGATTGATGGCAACAGGCGAGGTAAGTATTGCTGATATCATTGGATTCATCGCCTACCTAGGTATGTTTTATCAACCGGTAAAGTCCTTTTCCAGCTTGGTGGAAATGGCCGGGCGAGCCGCCGCTGGCCTTAAACGGGTATATGATGTGCTGGAAGAAGAGGAAGACATACAGGAGAAGCGAAACGCAGTCAGTTTGCCGCGTATACAAGGACAGATCTCCTTTCAAAATGTCACATTCGTTTATCAAGATGGTGCTCCTGTACTAGAAAGGCTGAACCTGACTATTGATCCCGGAAAGACGGTGGCGCTTGTAGGTACAACCGGTGCTGGAGGGCACAGAGATTGCCGAGATGGGTACGCATGA
- a CDS encoding ABC transporter ATP-binding protein, protein MESITAQQIDIAYNDTLIVKELDLQIPRGQITSIIGPNGCGKSTVLKAVGRLLKTKNGTVYLNGADIRTLSTKEVAKQMAILPQTPTAPSGLTVGQLVAYGRFPHQRGFGKLSKEDKQVVTWALSVTQLTAFEHREVDTLSGGQRQRVWIAMALTQQTDLILLDEPTTYLDLAHQLEVLELLYELNRSQQVTIVMVLHDLNLAARFSDYMVAIREGQVVEHGSPERVMTVRTLREVFAIDAEIMLEPRTGRPVYVTYELLRDKRRDQEVDQGFLKAKEQMESIAT, encoded by the coding sequence ATGGAAAGTATTACAGCGCAACAAATCGATATTGCCTATAATGACACGCTTATCGTAAAAGAACTGGATTTGCAGATTCCGCGTGGACAGATTACCTCGATTATTGGTCCCAATGGATGCGGCAAATCAACCGTACTAAAGGCAGTCGGTCGGCTGCTCAAGACGAAAAATGGCACGGTTTATCTGAATGGTGCCGATATCCGCACACTGTCCACCAAGGAAGTGGCCAAGCAGATGGCGATTCTGCCGCAGACGCCAACCGCACCTAGCGGTTTGACGGTCGGTCAATTAGTCGCCTATGGGCGTTTTCCTCATCAACGAGGTTTCGGCAAGCTCTCCAAAGAGGATAAGCAAGTAGTCACCTGGGCCCTATCGGTTACACAGCTTACAGCGTTTGAGCATCGTGAGGTCGATACGCTCTCTGGCGGTCAGCGTCAGCGCGTATGGATTGCGATGGCGCTCACCCAGCAGACCGATCTGATCCTGCTGGATGAACCCACCACCTATCTGGACCTGGCGCATCAGCTTGAAGTGCTGGAACTGCTCTATGAACTGAATCGCAGTCAGCAGGTGACGATTGTGATGGTGCTGCATGACCTGAATCTGGCAGCGCGCTTCTCCGACTATATGGTGGCGATTCGTGAGGGCCAGGTGGTGGAGCATGGCTCGCCAGAGCGTGTAATGACGGTACGGACGCTGCGTGAGGTGTTTGCCATTGATGCCGAGATTATGCTGGAACCACGAACAGGGCGACCGGTGTATGTGACGTACGAGCTATTGCGTGATAAGCGTAGAGACCAAGAAGTGGATCAAGGATTCCTAAAAGCTAAGGAACAGATGGAGTCGATTGCCACATGA
- a CDS encoding FecCD family ABC transporter permease: MIKQRYTVQRGIIVNVVLMVLILMFAVISMNSGKMNLSPLEVLNVLLGNGTDKQNLILFDFRMPRIVLSILVGLGMGAAGVVMQSLLRNDMASPGTLGISSGSGLFVLFFVVFIASTGKSSFIALPLLAFVGGLLAAGLIFLLSYRRGRNISPIGLILTGVALGSGYGALTTFLTLKLDDSQMNFMLHWLAGSLWGDDWRYISVLAPWVLILLGYIFYKARMLNTLHLGNQTAEGLGLSVKRQFLGLSIAAVALSSGSVAVGGSFFFVGLIAPHMARKLVGPDHKLLVPAASLTGGLVVVLADTITRTVSLGGDVPTGIVITVISVPYFLYLLAKAN, translated from the coding sequence ATGATCAAGCAGCGTTATACGGTGCAACGGGGTATCATCGTCAATGTAGTGCTTATGGTGCTCATCCTTATGTTTGCTGTCATTAGCATGAATTCTGGCAAGATGAATCTTTCACCGCTAGAAGTGCTGAACGTTCTCCTGGGAAACGGCACCGACAAGCAAAATCTGATCCTGTTCGATTTTCGAATGCCACGAATCGTACTGTCGATCTTGGTAGGTCTGGGAATGGGAGCGGCTGGGGTCGTGATGCAGAGTTTGCTGCGCAATGACATGGCTAGTCCGGGGACACTGGGGATTAGTTCGGGATCGGGTTTGTTTGTCCTGTTCTTCGTCGTATTCATCGCATCGACAGGAAAGAGTTCCTTTATTGCCCTGCCACTGCTGGCCTTTGTTGGCGGCCTGCTGGCGGCGGGATTGATCTTCTTATTATCGTATCGCCGTGGGCGAAACATCTCGCCAATCGGTTTGATCTTAACCGGGGTCGCGCTCGGAAGCGGGTATGGGGCGCTGACCACCTTCCTGACACTCAAGCTGGATGATTCGCAGATGAACTTCATGCTGCACTGGCTGGCGGGGAGCTTGTGGGGCGATGATTGGCGCTATATTTCCGTACTGGCACCATGGGTCTTGATTTTACTCGGCTATATTTTCTACAAGGCTCGCATGCTGAACACCCTCCATCTGGGCAATCAGACGGCAGAAGGGCTGGGTCTTTCCGTGAAGCGGCAGTTTTTGGGGTTGTCGATCGCTGCTGTTGCTTTATCCTCTGGCAGTGTAGCTGTTGGCGGAAGCTTCTTCTTCGTTGGCTTGATCGCTCCGCATATGGCAAGAAAACTGGTCGGGCCCGATCACAAATTGCTCGTTCCGGCTGCCAGCCTGACCGGGGGATTAGTCGTGGTGCTGGCTGACACGATTACGCGCACGGTTAGCCTGGGGGGAGATGTGCCGACGGGAATCGTCATTACGGTCATCAGTGTTCCGTACTTTCTTTATTTACTAGCGAAGGCTAATTAG
- a CDS encoding FecCD family ABC transporter permease, with amino-acid sequence MKNKPEQNRRGAVNFTMYMVVGLGLTVLMSASSISLGAADMRLATAWEAIFRFDPTLTEHQIIQTLRLPRTVADLIVGCSLAVCGAIMQGTTRNPLADSGLMGISSGAAFAIALCLAFLPGYSYGQMMLFACLGAALATGITYFIASLGKRGMTPQRLVLAGLSISMLFGALSQYLAINYNLGRALAFWTAGSTAGAKWGELLIISPLFVGGVLLALALSPSVTLLSLGDDVASGLGIRSGLVKGLSTIIVLVLTGLAVVVVGPIGFVGLITPHIVRYIIGVDYRYIIPAAALYGALLTVSADLAGRLINKPFETPIGIIFSIIGVPYFLFLARRQRRGFE; translated from the coding sequence ATGAAAAACAAGCCTGAACAAAATCGCCGTGGGGCGGTGAACTTCACCATGTACATGGTGGTAGGGCTTGGATTAACGGTTCTCATGTCGGCGTCGTCGATTAGCTTGGGCGCCGCCGATATGAGGTTAGCGACTGCATGGGAGGCTATTTTCCGATTTGATCCAACGCTCACTGAACATCAAATTATTCAAACCCTACGTCTTCCGCGTACCGTAGCCGATCTGATCGTCGGGTGCAGCCTTGCGGTTTGTGGTGCGATCATGCAGGGGACGACGCGCAATCCGCTGGCCGACTCCGGGCTGATGGGGATCAGCTCTGGGGCAGCATTCGCGATTGCGCTTTGCCTGGCCTTTCTACCGGGTTATTCGTATGGGCAGATGATGCTGTTTGCTTGTCTGGGAGCAGCGCTCGCGACCGGGATCACTTACTTCATCGCGTCACTGGGCAAGCGCGGGATGACACCTCAGCGGCTGGTACTGGCAGGACTGTCCATCTCCATGCTGTTTGGCGCACTCAGTCAGTATTTGGCGATCAATTACAACCTGGGTCGAGCATTGGCATTCTGGACGGCAGGCAGTACAGCGGGGGCCAAGTGGGGGGAATTACTGATTATCTCACCCCTATTTGTTGGTGGTGTACTGCTGGCGCTGGCGCTATCTCCTTCCGTTACACTGCTCAGTTTGGGGGATGATGTGGCAAGTGGACTCGGTATTCGCAGCGGACTGGTCAAGGGTTTATCGACGATTATCGTGCTCGTGCTGACTGGATTGGCTGTTGTCGTGGTTGGCCCGATCGGTTTTGTTGGTCTGATTACCCCGCATATTGTGCGATACATAATCGGTGTCGACTATCGGTACATCATTCCGGCGGCTGCGCTATATGGTGCGTTGCTGACCGTATCGGCCGATCTGGCTGGCCGCTTGATCAATAAGCCGTTCGAAACACCGATTGGCATTATATTTTCTATCATTGGTGTGCCGTACTTTCTCTTCCTGGCTCGCAGGCAAAGGAGGGGATTTGAATGA
- a CDS encoding AraC family transcriptional regulator — protein MQEEAEASQVFTPEMIDTMARIWTRSIITLIDVRFQNIASQYPLEQYKMPSSMFIYACGGEAQIQLNETTFGMERFGLVHGGKGSLLSISPKREIVKTFMVFYKAESPLFFKKHLQQLLEQVNPFVQQFGYTPSNPILLLDWFQQMLNDWNRGKAMDQLQAKSFLYQLIHGVYRDFEGGEIRYLQPIPASSAKIYLDKHYREPIMFQDIAAMFGISGGQLTRLFKKKEGMSLQEYLIQRRIEAACHDLKYTEATIKEIATGSGFADEKNLFRMFKKYYKMTPSDYRKINALSMQVDGIDNDSHLHYNERELANLVKSYRDGESSMFGQVRSKEMIFVAAMSLMLLLTACTSGTPANNRGTVNPPAETQQTTQPEVPETKASEAVSQTRTISTVKGDVEVPNNPQRVVVDYLVGDVVALGVTPLGVARATRGETEAVYSNQIKDSINIKMEPEDVMTLEPDLIILAWGEENYEDLSKISPTIYVPYGDMTTEERIHFIGDVLNKPEEAEAVLNTYANKIEEAKLALQNAGLSDVTITMGEFSDKINAIAGAKHAVGELIYNELQMQAPSKVQTDIIDADKYWGEISMEVLAAYMGDYLISLGDTEVPADNAVWKSLPAVQHNRIVTVGSSLSWSTDIMTSSALIDHIVNQLLALAK, from the coding sequence ATGCAAGAAGAAGCAGAAGCAAGCCAGGTATTTACACCGGAGATGATCGATACGATGGCCCGCATTTGGACACGTTCGATCATTACATTAATAGATGTACGCTTTCAGAATATAGCGTCCCAATACCCTTTGGAGCAGTATAAAATGCCTAGTAGCATGTTTATCTATGCCTGTGGAGGTGAAGCGCAAATTCAACTGAATGAAACCACATTTGGAATGGAACGCTTCGGTTTAGTTCATGGCGGGAAGGGGAGCCTGCTCAGTATTTCGCCTAAAAGGGAGATTGTGAAGACCTTTATGGTCTTTTATAAAGCAGAATCACCTCTTTTTTTCAAGAAGCACCTGCAGCAATTACTGGAGCAAGTAAATCCATTTGTTCAACAGTTTGGTTATACACCAAGTAATCCCATCTTGCTGCTCGATTGGTTTCAACAAATGTTGAATGACTGGAACCGCGGCAAGGCGATGGATCAGCTTCAGGCCAAAAGTTTTCTATATCAATTGATTCATGGGGTGTACAGAGATTTTGAGGGTGGTGAGATTCGCTATCTCCAGCCCATTCCAGCCAGTTCTGCCAAAATATATCTTGATAAACATTACAGGGAACCGATTATGTTTCAGGATATTGCCGCCATGTTTGGGATCAGTGGTGGGCAATTGACGCGGTTGTTCAAAAAGAAGGAAGGGATGAGCTTACAGGAGTACCTCATTCAGAGAAGGATTGAAGCTGCCTGTCATGACTTGAAGTATACAGAAGCAACCATTAAAGAGATAGCAACAGGATCTGGTTTTGCTGATGAGAAGAACCTGTTTCGGATGTTTAAGAAGTATTACAAGATGACGCCGAGTGATTATCGGAAAATAAACGCACTATCCATGCAGGTTGATGGTATTGATAATGATTCTCATCTTCATTACAATGAGAGGGAACTGGCGAATCTAGTCAAGTCTTATAGAGATGGGGAATCAAGCATGTTTGGACAAGTAAGAAGTAAAGAAATGATCTTTGTGGCGGCGATGAGCTTGATGCTGTTGTTGACGGCATGTACGTCGGGGACGCCAGCGAATAACAGGGGAACGGTGAATCCGCCTGCGGAGACACAACAGACGACACAACCGGAAGTACCGGAGACGAAAGCTTCAGAAGCAGTCTCGCAGACCAGAACGATATCCACAGTAAAGGGTGATGTTGAGGTACCTAACAACCCTCAGCGTGTTGTAGTCGATTATCTGGTTGGTGATGTGGTAGCTTTAGGTGTAACTCCTCTAGGTGTGGCGAGAGCGACAAGGGGCGAGACAGAGGCTGTTTATTCTAACCAGATTAAAGATTCAATTAACATAAAAATGGAGCCGGAAGATGTCATGACTCTTGAGCCTGATCTGATCATATTAGCATGGGGCGAAGAGAATTATGAAGATTTATCCAAAATTTCCCCGACAATTTATGTCCCTTATGGTGATATGACTACAGAAGAGCGGATCCATTTTATTGGCGATGTTTTGAATAAGCCGGAAGAGGCTGAGGCTGTTTTGAATACTTATGCCAACAAAATCGAAGAAGCGAAGCTAGCCCTTCAGAATGCAGGCCTTTCAGACGTGACGATTACTATGGGAGAATTCAGTGATAAAATTAACGCCATCGCTGGAGCCAAGCATGCGGTTGGCGAGCTTATTTATAATGAACTTCAAATGCAGGCACCGTCAAAAGTTCAAACTGATATTATTGACGCAGATAAATATTGGGGAGAGATCTCTATGGAGGTCTTGGCCGCTTACATGGGGGATTATTTGATCTCCTTAGGAGATACGGAAGTTCCTGCTGATAATGCGGTTTGGAAATCGCTACCTGCTGTGCAACATAATCGGATCGTAACGGTGGGTTCATCGCTATCTTGGTCCACGGATATAATGACTTCCAGTGCATTGATTGATCATATTGTCAATCAATTGCTGGCATTAGCTAAATAA
- a CDS encoding tyrosine-type recombinase/integrase: MRHSCASLLLANGVSMKEIQEWLGHSNYSTTANIYSHLKYSSKVSSASTMSNVLVF; encoded by the coding sequence CTGCGTCATAGTTGTGCAAGCCTCTTACTCGCCAATGGAGTCAGCATGAAAGAAATTCAAGAATGGTTGGGACACAGCAACTATTCCACAACAGCTAACATATATTCTCATTTGAAATACAGCTCTAAAGTATCATCAGCTTCAACGATGAGCAATGTTCTGGTCTTTTAA
- a CDS encoding beta family protein, with amino-acid sequence MTYYPILKISNAEMGALEHLKEETIDWITPILESKIIAKDKIEQWWTTFRTLGKYLRGKIGEMTFIYDFSSAFEKIGEIRQLKDQNGFDLVQHCIMAMEEAQLNFIPCVHFDSPEWFINSVLTSNSEVIAVRIRCHAFNSPMEEIVQKRILEEIIGLNNEKKYILILDFYNSPISLTRMETSIKVFSSLPFQRIVFALTSCPEDANKAAPNSFTLICQREDLKTFRKLQEGYPYIEYGDYTVRLKPEFEGNDINYYNTYLKLFYTTEDDYYIAKSSILEKNGVESFIAICQEIIESDVYSGADFSYGDWAIKECAEKKLIISNHPKPIEFGINHHIELTARLL; translated from the coding sequence ATGACTTATTACCCAATACTTAAAATCTCAAATGCAGAAATGGGAGCTTTGGAGCATTTAAAAGAAGAGACTATCGATTGGATAACTCCAATTCTAGAATCTAAAATAATTGCTAAAGATAAAATTGAACAATGGTGGACTACTTTTCGAACATTAGGAAAGTACTTAAGGGGAAAAATAGGAGAAATGACTTTTATTTATGATTTCTCTTCAGCCTTTGAAAAGATAGGAGAGATTCGTCAATTAAAAGATCAAAATGGTTTTGATTTAGTTCAGCATTGTATTATGGCAATGGAGGAAGCACAGTTAAATTTTATTCCTTGTGTACATTTCGATTCCCCTGAATGGTTTATAAATTCTGTGTTGACATCAAATTCTGAAGTAATAGCAGTTAGAATTCGATGTCATGCTTTTAATTCTCCTATGGAGGAGATTGTTCAAAAGCGGATTCTTGAAGAAATTATTGGACTAAACAATGAAAAAAAGTATATTCTCATACTTGATTTTTATAATTCTCCAATAAGCCTCACTCGTATGGAAACTTCAATCAAAGTTTTTTCCAGTCTCCCCTTTCAAAGAATTGTATTTGCATTGACTTCTTGTCCAGAAGATGCAAACAAAGCAGCCCCAAATTCATTTACTCTAATCTGTCAAAGAGAAGACTTGAAAACGTTTAGAAAGTTACAAGAAGGCTATCCATATATTGAGTATGGAGATTATACCGTAAGATTAAAGCCAGAATTTGAAGGAAATGATATAAATTACTATAATACTTATTTGAAATTATTCTATACCACAGAAGATGATTACTATATTGCCAAATCTAGTATATTAGAAAAAAATGGAGTAGAGAGTTTTATAGCCATATGTCAGGAAATAATAGAAAGTGATGTTTATTCAGGGGCAGACTTTTCATACGGCGATTGGGCAATTAAAGAATGTGCTGAGAAAAAACTCATTATCAGTAACCATCCCAAACCAATTGAGTTTGGGATAAATCATCATATTGAACTTACTGCAAGGTTGTTATAA
- a CDS encoding sce7726 family protein, with translation MLVNDQYVRAMLINELKINHGNDLNTRIINELGIDFGASRVDVAVVNGIIHGYEIKSDKDNLNRLPRQISFYNRLFQRMTIVSSRKYYEPICEMVPEWWGIKIISADSTRLIEKRKGRLQNNQDKELLLRLLWKKDLEGLVDFLSLPKKIKNLKKNQLLEIFSQEADLNLLREYTYQALKNRPNWRKEL, from the coding sequence ATGCTTGTTAATGACCAATATGTTAGAGCAATGCTTATAAATGAACTAAAGATAAATCATGGTAATGACTTAAACACAAGAATTATTAATGAGTTAGGGATCGACTTTGGAGCTTCCAGAGTAGATGTCGCAGTTGTGAATGGAATAATTCATGGATATGAAATTAAAAGTGATAAAGACAATCTAAATCGGTTACCAAGACAAATTAGTTTTTATAATAGATTATTTCAACGAATGACCATAGTATCGTCTAGAAAATATTATGAACCAATTTGTGAAATGGTTCCGGAGTGGTGGGGAATAAAAATTATAAGTGCTGATAGCACTCGTTTGATTGAAAAGAGAAAAGGTAGGTTACAAAATAATCAGGATAAAGAGTTATTATTAAGATTATTATGGAAAAAAGATTTAGAGGGATTAGTGGATTTTCTTAGCCTTCCTAAAAAAATTAAAAATCTAAAAAAAAATCAACTTCTTGAGATTTTTTCGCAAGAAGCTGACTTGAATTTACTTAGGGAATACACATACCAAGCTCTTAAAAATCGTCCAAATTGGCGAAAGGAATTATAA
- a CDS encoding DUF4365 domain-containing protein, with protein sequence MSFPKRNKNQLKGTVGQTFFQHYVNAELNCIYHPINQENDFGIDGYIELVENDNVSGKLIGIQLKHGDSFFRSKTSGGYKFVGETKHLNYYLNSQSPVYIVIMDGDFQRMNWVMFEIDKTSPNSGDGWWIEVPEDNLLISNFQDELFQTVGPIINYEDQIKYNWAIDATLQGASFRVVAIPKKEILTGSFDYIINFIERLSKNKDILIKSRSTLDIFFPAYDEDDREIFQIPEIMDWLKKSVEVGIPWFYFLDTREMNTGLTLLMHSYCRKIKTVKSDEGYLAEFDRHDLKKIIEKNYINLNIYTEENKLSLEINKEISLGIFEYLKTYLQES encoded by the coding sequence ATGTCTTTTCCAAAAAGAAATAAAAATCAATTAAAGGGAACTGTTGGCCAGACATTTTTCCAGCACTATGTGAATGCTGAACTTAATTGTATTTATCACCCAATCAACCAAGAAAATGATTTTGGAATTGATGGGTATATTGAACTTGTGGAAAATGATAATGTCTCTGGAAAGCTTATTGGCATTCAATTGAAGCATGGAGATTCCTTTTTTAGATCAAAAACTAGTGGGGGATATAAGTTTGTTGGTGAGACTAAGCATTTGAACTACTATTTAAATAGTCAATCTCCAGTTTATATTGTAATAATGGATGGGGATTTTCAACGAATGAATTGGGTAATGTTTGAAATTGATAAAACCTCACCGAATAGTGGCGATGGCTGGTGGATAGAAGTCCCAGAAGATAATTTACTTATAAGTAATTTTCAAGATGAACTTTTTCAAACTGTAGGTCCAATTATTAATTACGAAGATCAAATAAAATATAATTGGGCTATTGACGCCACCCTTCAAGGTGCCAGTTTCAGAGTTGTAGCAATTCCAAAAAAAGAAATACTTACTGGCAGCTTTGACTATATTATAAATTTTATAGAACGACTATCGAAGAATAAAGACATTCTGATAAAATCAAGATCAACTCTAGATATTTTTTTCCCAGCCTATGATGAAGATGATAGAGAAATATTCCAAATACCAGAGATAATGGACTGGCTAAAAAAATCAGTTGAGGTAGGGATTCCATGGTTTTACTTTTTGGATACTCGTGAAATGAATACTGGATTAACATTACTTATGCACTCTTACTGCAGGAAAATTAAGACAGTAAAAAGTGATGAAGGATATTTGGCAGAGTTTGATAGGCATGATTTGAAAAAAATTATAGAAAAGAATTACATTAACCTCAATATCTATACAGAAGAAAATAAACTAAGCCTAGAAATTAATAAAGAAATTTCATTGGGGATATTTGAGTACTTAAAAACATATTTACAGGAAAGTTGA
- the qatD gene encoding Qat anti-phage system TatD family nuclease QatD, protein MNNFKFDTHMHLDLYKNINEVIDYIELNKSYTIAVTNLPSLYEKYCREYLNLKYIRFALGLHPQLAFQYKNQLPLLIKNIKNSKYIGEVGLDYVKEDLNNREVQRNAFAELIAQCNKYGEKILTVHSRKAVNDVLSIIGDSFNGKVIMHWFSGNITELKLAINNGHYFSVNLDMVNSKKGMELIKNMPLDRILIESDAPFTKATKKLYNLDFIIRIEEGLSKIKGIELDSVNDILKNNFKQLLDA, encoded by the coding sequence ATGAATAACTTTAAATTTGATACACATATGCATTTAGATTTATACAAAAATATTAATGAAGTTATTGATTACATTGAGTTAAATAAATCATATACAATAGCAGTGACAAACCTACCTTCCTTATATGAAAAATATTGTAGAGAATATCTAAATTTAAAGTACATTCGTTTCGCTTTAGGTTTACATCCGCAATTAGCTTTTCAATATAAAAACCAGTTACCACTCCTGATTAAAAATATAAAGAATTCTAAATATATTGGGGAAGTGGGATTAGATTATGTTAAAGAAGATCTTAATAACAGAGAAGTGCAACGTAATGCCTTCGCAGAGTTGATTGCCCAGTGTAATAAATATGGAGAAAAAATATTAACTGTTCATAGTAGAAAAGCAGTCAATGATGTACTATCAATAATAGGTGATTCGTTTAATGGTAAGGTAATAATGCACTGGTTCAGTGGAAATATTACTGAGTTAAAGTTAGCCATAAATAATGGACATTATTTTTCTGTTAACTTAGACATGGTTAATAGTAAGAAAGGAATGGAATTAATAAAAAACATGCCTTTAGATAGAATTTTAATTGAGAGTGATGCGCCATTTACTAAAGCTACTAAAAAGCTATATAATTTAGATTTTATAATAAGAATTGAAGAAGGCTTATCAAAAATCAAAGGGATCGAATTAGATTCAGTAAATGATATTTTGAAAAATAATTTTAAGCAACTATTAGATGCATAG